The region CGTTGAACAGAGCATCGGGCTTGGTTCCAGCTCCCTCCTTCAAGCACTTAGGGAAGCAATTTCGCAACGAGATCTCGCAAAGGGGCTGAAAACTCTAAATAACCTGACAAAGCAAGGCACAGACTTGTCGCAATGCTTGGATCAACTGATCGGTTATTTCCGGGATTTACGGCTTTTAGCAATCGACAATAGCCTCAGTGAACAGGTTCAGAGTCCCAAGTCAGATATCGCGATACTCAAGCAGCAGGCAGAACAGATGTCGGTGGGCAGGTTGTCACGGATTATCAAAATTTTGATGCACACCAATCAAGACATCAAACAGTATGGTTATCCACAACTTCAATTAGAGACGGCACTCATCCAACTCAACTCGCTTGAAGAGGGCATACCTCTTGAGGAAATAATCGGTAAATTATCGGCATTAGAGCAAAAATTCGATTCAGCAGGACTTTCAGCCGTCAGTAATCACCCGTCAGTAATCACCCGTCCTCAATCGCCCGTTAGCGGAATGACAGCCAATAGTCAACAGTCAACCGAAGCACCCCATCGCGATACACGTGATTCGGTTCTTACTGCTGAGCATTCCGAAGTTATCAATGCGCCTGCCGATCACCGAGAGCGGAGCGACCTGCCAACTGACAGTGGGCGAAGTGAACGCCCTGACAGTCATCCTAATGTTTCACGCGGGATTAGAGACCTTGCCGACCTCCCTTCATTTTGGAATGAAGTAAAATCAAAACTCCCTATGAAATTCATACATGCATTACCAGAGGGATCTGTCCCTACTGTGAACGGCACAAACACAATCGAAATTGCCTGTTCACCCTCCAACGTTTTTATGATAACGGAAGCAGACAAAAACACTGTAGCCGATATCATAAAACAGGAAATCGGCAAACCTGTGAAAATCGAATTGGTTGCTTCGGATATAGTGTCAGAATCGGTGGTGTCCGAGGATGAACCAGAACAAGAAGAACGAAAAACACCACTTATGCGTAGAGTTGAAGCCCAAGATGATCCACAACTTAAAACCGCTCTTGATCTTTTTGAAGCAACAGTTGTCGAAACCCAATGACCGCTCCTTTTTGAAGGTGAGTAAGGAGGTGTTAGGATTGTCAAAACCTCTTTTTTTTTTATAAGACAAGAAACCAAGCCTGAAATGAAATGGAAGGGTTTTGCTTGGGCGTTTTTGACTCTACGGAGATAATGATGAATGTTCTAACCCACTCTATCGAACCGCAAGGAAAATTAAAAATATGAAGATGAACGACTTGATGAAACAAGCACAGCAGATGCAAAAGCGAATGCTTGAAATTCGAGAGGAACTCGCAAATCGCACCGTTGAAGCAACCGTCGGTGGTGGCATGGTAACCGCTGTTGTTAATGGACAGCAGGAAATCGTATCACTCCGGATCACACCGGAGGTTGTTGACCCGGAAGATACAGAAATGCTTGAAGACCTTATCGTGGCTGCAGTCAATGAAGCTTTGCAACAATCGCAAGAAATGATGTCGGCAGAAATGAGCAAATTGACCGGTGGCATTAAAATCCCAGGACTCCCGTAGTTTTTTATAGTAAATCCAAAAAATAAATGGACATTCGCCTCTCCCGCGGTAGGTGTGGTTTCCCAACTGCACCAGTGTGGAGTGTTCAATTAATTCTAAACTTTACTATAGGTGAGTGGACCCTCTGACTGCCTTTCATTACGCTTCAGATGGGCTTGCCAAGAACGCTCAAATCCTTTGTCGTGTATAGTTATTAGAGAAACCATTGCGGAGCTTAGTGGAGCAATGAGAGTTAGACCATAATTAGAAAAATGCAAGAATACCCGAAACCGCTGGCGAAGCTCATTACAGAGCTCCAAAAGCTGCCAACGATCGGTCAGAAGACAGCGCAACGCTTGGCATTTTTTATGCTAAAGTTACCTGATCCTGAGACTGCCCAAATTGCTGAAGCCATCGCACAGGTAAAACAACACCTATCCTACTGCGATATATGTGGCACTATTACAGACACAAATCCGTGCTATATCTGTACAAATCCGCGCCGTGATCGGCAGGTAATTTGCGTCGTAGAAGAATCTGATGATCTTTGGGCAATTGAAAGAACCAACGGTTATAAGGGACTCTATCACGTACTGGGTGGAGTTCTTTCACCATTGGATGGGACGGGTCCCGACGAACTCGGAATCAATACCCTTTTTCAACGAATTCGGGACGCCACTGTAGACGGAGAACCCGTCCGCGAAGTGATCCTTGCTACCAATTGGACAACGGAAGGACAAGCAACAGCACTCTACCTTACACAACATTTGGAAACTTTTGAAGTCGCTGTCACTCGAATTGCTTACGGTATTCCCGTTGGAGGCGATTTGGAGTACATTGATGAGGTAACACTCGCAAAAGCACTTGAAGGCAGACGGAAAGCTTAGATGGAAAAGCAGTGGCTCGTCGCACTTTTAGTTAGTCTATATTGCGGTGTATTTGGTGTCGCATGTGCGGAGCCAGATTCAGACAACCGAAATATAGGACAAAGAAACTCGACTCGCGATCGCGTCAGTACGGCGCGCGAAGCGAACGCTGCTTTTGACGCACAGCGCGCCTTTGACATGTTAGAGAAACAATGTGCTTTCGGACCGCGTCCCCCCGGTTCGGTTGCACATCGCGAAACGCGGGATTTTCTATTCACAGAACTTCAGAAATATGCAAACAGCGTGGCCCTTCAACCCCATCAGTATCAGACAAAAACGGAGACCACGCTTCATCTAAATAATATCTTGGCAGAATTTGGACCGCCAGCTGGTGGTGAGACACTTTTGCTCGCAGCACATTGGGATACCCGTCCTTTCGCTGACCGGGACCCGAAGATAGAAAATCGGGATAAACCGATCCTCGGTGCTAACGATGGTGCCTCCGGTGTTGCTGTACTCCTCGAAATCGCAAGAGTGCTCAAGGAACACCCGCCACCACGCAGAGTTGTTATCGTTCTTTTCGACGGCGAGGATTACGGTAGATCAGTTGAGGATATGTTTATCGGCTCTCGGTTTTTCGCTCGAAATTTGGGAAAATGGAGACCGGACTATGGAATTCTGTTGGACATGATCGGAGACAAGGATTTGGCACTTCCGATTGAACGCTATTCTTGGAATGCAAATCGGGGCTTCGCAGAGTCAATCTGGCATCGCGCAGCAACGCTCGGTTTAGTGCCGTTTCAATCCCGTTTAGGGGACGCGATCTTGGACGATCACGTCCCGTTAATCGAGGTGGGCATTCCAATGGTAAATATTATCGACTTTACTTACCCCTATTGGCATACAGTAGAAGATACAGTCGATAAATGCAGTCCAAAGAGCCTTGAAATTGTCGCAACACTTGTTATCAGTATCATTTACGATGGACTCTAATGAGCCATCAGCCATCAGTTGTCAGCAAGAGGGGTTGTTAAACGAAGATCTCTTTGCCGGTTGCTGATAACCGATGGTTTCCGACAAACAGTAAAAAATGAATACGTATCAAAAAAAATATGATGTTATCGTAGTCGGAGCAGGGCACGCGGGTTGTGAAGCCGCACTTGCTGCCGCACGCATGGGCTGCGAAACACTCATCGTCACTATCAATCTCGACACCATAGCGAAAATGTCTTGCAATCCTGCTATTGGAGGGCTTGCTAAAGGGCATCTCGTTAAGGAGATAGACGCGCTCGGCGGTGAGATGGCAAAAAACATTGACAAGACCGGAATCCAATTCCGCCGTTTAAATACCAAAAAGGGACCCGCAGTTCGATCAAGCCGCGCACAAGCCGATAAAAAGGCATATCAAGATGAGATGAAACGGGTCCTTGAAGCACAGGAACGGCTCGACATCAAACAAGTGTTAGTTGAGGAACTACTCGTCGAAAATGGTCGATGCATTGGAATCCTGAGCCAGACAAAAACCGCTTATTTCGGAGAGACTGTGATTCTGACGACAGGCACTTTCCTGAAAGGCACAATCCATATCGGTGATGTATCATATAGCGCAGGTAGAGCGGGCGAGTCTTCCGCAGAGAAACTCTCAGACAGTTTTTTAAGTCTTGGGTTTGAGATTGGTCGGCTCAAAACTGGCACTCCGCCACGTGTCAACGCTCAAACGGTTAATTTCAGCGAAATGGAAATTCAGCCGGGTGATGACGATCCTCTTCCATTCTCATTTTTAACTGAACGGATTACACAACCTCAACTCCCGTGTTACCTGACTTACACGAATCCGCAAACACACAACGTGATCCGTGAGAACCTCCACCGATCCGCGATGTACAGCGGTCGGATTGTCGGCATCGGTCCCCGTTACTGCCCGTCAATCGAGGATAAGGTTGTCCGTTTTGCAGAGAAGACGGAACATCAAGTCTTTGTGGAACCTGAGGGACGAGATACCGACGAAATCTACCTCAACGGTGTTTCTGCGAGCCTACCTGAAGATGTACAGGTAGAGATGGTTCATAGCATCAAAGGCTTAGAGCGTGCTGAGATTATGCGCTTCGGATACGCTGTTGAATATGATTTCGCGCCGGCAACGCAACTGCAGCCAACGCTTGAGACAAAGCAGGTGCCAAGGCTCTATTTCGCCGGACAACTCAATGGAACTACGGGCTACGAGGAAGCCGCTGCACAGGGGCTTATGGCAGGGATTAACGCCGCTTTAAAGGTAAAAGGTGAAAACGCTCTTGTCCTCGACAGATCCCAAGCTTACATAGCAGTACTTATTGACGATTTGGTTACCTTGGACATCCGAGAACCCTACCGGATGTTCACATCGCGTGCCGAATACAGGTTAGCACTGCGAGAGGACAACGCAGATTTGCGGCTTACCGAAATTGGTAGGCAGATCGGTCTCGTTGATGATAACAGGTATCACCAGTTCGAAAAGAAGGCTGCCGCTATTGAAACAGAATTGGGACGTTTACAGGAGACTCTTCTCAAACCGACACCTGCGACTCTGGATAGTTTGGCGACTATTCTTGAGACGGGTGAATTGAAGCAACCTACATCTTTGGCAGAACTGTTGAAACGCCCGGAACTGCATTATGAACAGATAACTAAGATCGTGCCTCCCTCTGAAAACCTGTCTCCCGCTGTGACTGAACAGGTGGAAATCCAGATAAAGTATGACGGATATATTCAAAGACAACAAAGACAGATTCATCAATTCAAAAAATTGGAAAATTTCCGAATCCCCGATGCATTCGACTATACCAACGTTCAGGGGTTAAAGACAGAAGCGCGTGAGAAGTTGGCAAGGATCCGGCCCGCCTCCATCGGACAAGCATCACGCTTACCTGGTGTATCGCCAGCGGACATATCGATCTTGACGGTCATTCTTCATCAACAGAACGTAAAACAGCGGTCAGCATTGTCCCGCAGGTCTCCCACACGCGGCTTGCGGCGCAGTTAGCAAGAGGCGGAGCGGGCACCCAAAAACCTCTTTACTGAAAGCCGAGGACTGATGGTTTCCGATAGCCAATATGAGGCATCGCAATTGGTGAGGTACGAGCACGACTTAAAAGAGACGTTCAATCATTACGGATTTCCCTTAACTGAACGTCAGGTGACACAATTCAATCTATATCGCACTGAATTACTACGGTGGAATGAACGCATTAACCTGACTGCGATCACAGATGACGATGAGATTGTTCATAAACATTTCCTGGATTCGCTAAGTGTCTTGGAGCATATCTCATTGAGAAGTGGTGATTCTGTGGTTGATATTGGGACGGGTGCCGGATTTCCGGGAATCGTATTAAAAATCTACATGCCTGATATCCGGTTAACACTGATTGAATCATCGAAAAAGAAGGTGAGTTTCCTAAAATTTATAGTCGCCCAATTGAATCGGCATCAGTCGGTAAACGCGCATCAGAGCGGAGACGTTAAAATACTTGCAGAACGTGCGGAAATTTGTGCGCAACAGCAGAAACACATTGGCGCATACGATTGGGTTTTCACCCGTTACGTCGCACCGATTCGAGACTCGGCGGCGTACTGCATACCGCTCCTGAAACTGACAGGAAAGTGGGTGGCTTATAAGTCCGGCGATGAAACTATTGAGAACGAGATTAGCAATAGTTCGGCGTGTCTTGAGGCACTCGGCGGAATTGTCGAAACTGTCTTAAAAAATCCAAAATTTAATCGAAATTATGTTGTGATACACCGCGGCAATCTACAATAATGACAAGTTAGTGCCCCGCGTAGTCTTCGCACGCTACAAACTAAGCGCATCGTCGTAAGGTGGCTTATGCTGTAGCAGATTAGGCGAGGTTCCAAAAATACAACGCCTAAATAGAAATACTAAGGAAAAGACCTATGAATTTTGAGACAACAATTGGGAAGCAAAATATTTCCATCCTTCATATAGATGGAAAAATTCTTGGAACTGCATCTGACACGTTCCGTAAAGAAATGAGCGAACAACTTCAAACTGGACACGATAAATTGGTGGTTAATTTAATGAATGTACCCTTGATTGATAGCAGCGCGTTAGGGGCAATTGTGGTCACTTTGAAGTCCTGTCAGCAATCGGGTGGAAAGTTAGTGTTACTCAGCCCTCAAAAAGCCGTTAGAGAAGTTTTGGAGGTAACGAAACTCAACACCGTCATTGAGATTTATGATACGGAGGAAGGCGCGTGCAATGCCTTTTAATTATACCTTCGGAGTAACGACGTGCGTTTGGACTTTGACGTGTGTTCCTCAAATCTGAAGAAACGCCCAAGCAAAAACCCCTCCATTACATTACGGACTATGCGCTCTTTAAACGAGCGCGTAGCCTGCAACAGCGGTGCAGGGTGTTTTTGATAGGGTATTTCTGCGTATTGCTTGGGCGTTTCCCCTAGATATACGGAAAGACACTTTATGCATCAAACCCACATGACCGAACCGCAAGGAATAATTAAAGAACCGCAAGGTAAATTAAAAAAACGTTCCCAGTTTAAAGTGGGGCTACGTGGTCAGCAGGTGGTTTTATTTCTCTTAGTCTCTCTGATGCCGTTGTTTGCTATTGCCTTAACCATCAAATTTTTAGGCGAAAACGCTCTGAAGGAGTCTGTTGGCGAAAATCTTGTTCTTCTGGCACAAGAAAAACTGGCACGAGCGGACAATGCTATCTCTGAAAAAATCGAAAAAATTCAAGCCGAGCTTCCAAACATCCAAGCAGCAGTTGTCTATTCAAACACTGCTAACGATAAACAGAGCGTATTTCTCAGTGTATGGGCACGATTGGAGGACAGTATTCGCCTGCTTGAGACATATGCAGGCTACAAAACTGAAGTAACCATCACAAATGCATTCGGGTACGTTTTACGCTCAAACAATCAACAGTTGGATTATGACACGACGAAAATGTTCCCACATCGAGTGCAGGATAGGGACTGGTGGAAAAGAGCCTATAACAACGGCATAGGTTATCCATTTGTGGGGGATGTCGTCTATGATGAAGTGCGAGGTGTACATTTTCTGCCAATTGCACTGCCAATACGTGCCTCTACCACAGGCTCCGGTACGCAGAAAAAAAATAACACGGTCGGCGTACTAAGAACATTTCTATTTTTGCCTGAGCTTACCAGTTTGGTTCAATCGCTGCCGGAATTGGCAGAAACATATACGATTCTAACGAGTTCATCTGGTAAAATCATTGTAGCTTCACCCCAAAGCGAGTATCGAATAGATAGTTACATTGAGATGAGCAATGCCGCAGAGGAGGCAATTATTGAAGCGAAAAAAGGCATTAATGGGAATTACTATGACTATGAACCCGATGGTGAGACAGACACTTTCGGTGAACCTCGCATCTATGGTTGGGCGCGAACGCGGGGAAACACCCAATCAAAAACACTCTCAAGTATGGAGCCGTGGAAGGTCCAACAAAACTTTAGCAACTGGATAGTCTTTGCTTCGCGTCCCATCTCATCGGCTTACGCTGGCGTTGGCAGACTGAATAGGTATATTTTTTATGTTACCATCGGGTCAAGTTGTATCGTTATATTAATTGCTTGGTGGGCTGCCCAGCGTATTGCCACACCGATATTGAAGGTCGCAGAAGCAGCGCGGAGCATCGGACAAGGTGAATTTGATAGCGAAATCACGGTTGATAGTGATGATGAAGTGGGTGTGCTTGCTGAAGAATTCAATGAGATGCGTCGAAACCTGAAAAATGCCGTCGATCGATTAACACAGGAAGAGAAAAAACTCACGGCTATTGTGGACAATCTCGGTGAAGGTTTGATTGTTGTTGAACCTACGGGGCGTGTGATCTACGTCAATCCTGTAGCCGAACGTTTACTGAATTTAGCGAATACCGCTGACTCCGAAAATTTTATCGCTGTTGATACAACGAACAGTACAATCTGCTGGACAAAAACATTGGAAAGCGGAGGGAACACAGAAACCGACAAAAGAACTGTTGATATGAAAATACTGTCCTCCTCTCGGCGTGAAGTGGCACAACACCCAACAGTCTTTACGAATGCCACAAGCGCATTCGTCGTCGAAGTGAATATTGATGGCAATCGACAGGACAGCTTGACTCTCAACTCGTCTTCGACGCTATCTAACAAGTCACGAGTTGATAGTCAAAATTCTCGAGTACTTCGCATCATAGCAAGCAATTTTTCCGATGAACATAATAACATTGTTGGCACCGTTTATGTCTTTGATGACATTACCAATGAACACGCAATAGAAAAAATGAAGTCGGAGTTCGTTTCACTTGTATCACATGAATTGCGGACACCACTGACATCCATCATCGGATTTATTTCGCTAATACTTGATGGAAAAACTGGTAAAATTAATCGGAAACAGCATGAAAGTTTGAGCCGAGCACATCGCCAGTCGAAACGGCTTGCCGCTCTTATTAACGACCTACTCGACATCTCCCGAATTGAAGCAGGACGCATCGAGATGAAACAGGAGCGGGTACAGATAGACAGAATCGCCAAACGGCGAATCGAGGAGCTCCGTCCACAAGCAGACCAGAAAGCCATCTTGCTGCTTTTTGAAGGGCAGCCGAATCTGCCACCTATGGTTGGGGATGCAGACCGGATTGGGCAAATTTTTATTAACCTCATCGGAAATGCCATCAAATTTACGCCAAATAGCGGGAAGGTGACAGTAAGGATATCGAAGTCTCAGCAGAATGGGAGCGCAACCGATGGGTTCCATGTTCAAGTCATTGATACGGGTCCAGGAATTCTGCCTGAAGATAGAGAAAAGGTGTTTGACAAATTCCGACAACTCGGAAGTGTCAGCGCACGAAAACCGCAAAGTGGCACTGGTTTGGGACTTTCGATTGCCGCTGGGATAGTTGAAGCGCACGGCGGACGATTATGGGTGGATAGCGGAGATAACGGCTGCGGATGCAACTTCCAGTTTTTTATGCCGTTGCAAAAAGGGAAAAATGGCTGAAACGATTTTAATTGTCGATGACGATCTTGACATCCTTGAATTGCTAAAAATGAATCTTGAACCGGAAGGTTACAACGTCCGAACAGCAAACGATGGTGAAAGTGCGGTGCAGAGCGCATGTGCGAACCCTCCGGATCTCATTCTTCTGGATGTCATGATGCCACAGAAAAGCGGCTTTGAGGTCATTGAAGAACTAAAAAACATCGAAGATACAAAAAACGTCCCGATCATTTTAGTAACTGCCCGTGGACAGACAGAAGATAAAGTTCTCGGTTTGGATACTGGCGCAGACGATTATATTACGAAACCGTTTGACCTTCGTGAGGTAACCGCACGCGTTGAAGCCGTCTTAGGCAGAACCCGTCCCATCAAATACATTAATCCGTTAATGCACGCGATGGGCGACAAGTTCAGCGAAGAAGGATTGCAACAACTCGCTGGACATCTTCAAGCTGCTGCCGCTATTCAAAATAAATTGTTACCGGAACAGGCACCAAGTCTTGAAGGATTTGATATCGCGACACTGCTCCAAAGTTCAACGTCCGTTTCCGGTGATTTCTATGACTTCATCCCGTTGAGTGAAACACAGATCGGACTCGTTCTCGGTGATGTAAAAGGCAACGGTATACCAGCAGCACTGTTGATGGTGATGATTCGGACAGCACTCCGCTTACTCTGTCATGAGGGAGATACCCCCGCATCAATCCTCAAACGGGTTAATGACTTAGTCGTCCGTGACACTGAAGCAGATTTGTTCGCAACGATGGTCTATGGTATATTGGATGTAGCAAATGCAACCTTCATGTATTCAAATGGAGGGCACTGTTATCCATTCCACTGGAAGGATACCGGCGAGATGGAGGTCCTAAAGACAGAGGGCATGTTGATAGGCGCATTTGAGGAGGCGAGGTTTTCAAGCGACGTCTGTTCTCTATCTCCGGGTGATATCCTCGTTTTCTATACGGATGGTATTACCGAAATGGAAACGGAAAACATTGAAAGGAGCGGTCAGCAGTCAGCGGTCAGCAATCAGCAAGCGGCAGTAGGTTCATCAGAAAACCTCTGTGCTGATAGCCGATTGCTGATTACTGATAGCCACTATGGTGCTGATAGACTTGCCGACTGTATTTCCAAAAATGCCGGATTGTCAGCATTAGAATTATGTGATGCGGTTGTTAACGATCTAACACTGTTTAGTGGAAGCACGAGTCCGCATGACGACAGGGCATTAATTGTTATCAAGCGAAATATTTAAATTAGGAGGGGTTCAGCTATGACAATAGCCGAACCCGTATAATATACTTTTGGTATAATCAATCATAATGATACCAGAGCATGCGAATAAAGGTATCAGTTAACAGTTTTCAGTTAAGAAGTTCCATTCAGCAACATCTGCTTCTTCTAACTGAAAACTATAAGAGAAGGAGTTTCAAACGTGGGCGAGAGAACTGAACAGGTTATTACGCTTTCTCTCCCAAGTTCAATGCAACATATCAATCTACTCGATGTCGTTGTCACTGAGATTCTGAAAGAAACAGATTTCACGGAGGACATCCAAGAGCAGGTTAACCATGTTGTCATTGAAGCGGGTATAAACGCGACCAAACACAGCAACAAAGAGGATCCGGAAAAACAAACGACTTTTCAGCTGATTCTTGCTGAGAACCAATTCAACATTACCACTGAGGACGAAGGTGAGGAATCTGAACCCAAGGAGACTGGAACTGGACAGGTTGTTAGACTTTCTCTCCCAAGTTCGATGAAACATGTTTATCTACTCGATGTCGTTGTCACTGAGATTCTGAAAGAAACAGATTTCATGGAGGACATCCAAGAGCAGATTAACCTTGCCGTCATTGAGGCGGGAACAAACGCTATCAAACACGGCAATAAAGAAAATCCATTTAAAAAAGCGACCATCGAATTCACGCTTGCCGAGGATAGACTTGAAATCGTCATCGAAGACGAAGGCGATGGATTCACACGTAAGGAGGTCGCAGATCCGCTTGACCCAGAAAACTTGCTCAAAAGCAGTGGTAGAGGCTTATTTTTGATGGAAGCTTGCATGGATTCTGTAACCTACGAAAATAACGGGACCATCATCAAAATGGTCAAATATCATTGAAGCCATCAGCGATCAGTAAAGCGTCGTTTGTCGCACGGAAGAATGTTTGCAACTGCCAGACGTTCCATTGATGGTTTCCGACGGCTGACGGCTGAAGGTTATTTATTACTAAAGGATTTCTATGCAAGTCAACCTTCGACACAAAGGTAGCATTACAATTTTAGATATTGAGGGAAGAGTTATTGGAGCAGATGCCTTAGCTCTCAAAGACATCATTAATCAGCAGATTCAGATAGCTGATAGCGAAGGCGAGCCTGGGGAAAAAGTCAATCTAATTTTGAACCTGGAACGGGTCCAGATGATGGATAGTTCCGGCTTAGGAGTACTTGTCGCCTCTCATACCGCCATCCTACGCAACGAAGGGAACATAGTCCTCTTGAATCTCGGCGGCAACGTCAGAAGTCTTATTGTCATGGCAAAATTGATGACAATTTTTGACTGCTATGACACGGAAGCAGAAGCGATAGCCGGAATCATACGGACTTAAAAAGATGGAAACACGTATATCCCAAGACCTTGAAGAAAACGTCAGTCTATGGCACAAATGCACCGGATGCCAAGAATTCGCTTTCAAAAACGAACTTGAACGCAACCTTTATGTCTGCTCATATTGTGGCGCACTGTTCCCTCTCCTCGCTGAAAAACGGCTTGAGTATTTACTTGATGACTTACCGACAACGGAAACTATATTCGCTAAGGAATCCGGGCTTATTGCTGAAGGAACCATTTCAGGACACCCAGCCTGTCTGTTCATCGCAGACATAGATGTGATCCCAGCGGAGCTGAATGCTTCCTTTTTTCTCACAGCGATTGAAAGTGCTTTACAAAAACAGATGCCATTGATTACGATTGTCGCTTGTCAACCGACTGGACCCCGAGCCGCTTTGGCGGAAACCACCTACTTGACAATGCAGATGGAGAAATTAGCGGGTACACCACTTCCGCATATAACTGTTTTAACTGAAACGGAAGTATATCCACTGGCGACATATCTCCCGGTCGGCGAACTGGTTATTGCAGAAGGCAAAGTCCCTAGAAAAAAATCAGCATCACCGAATTTACAACCTGCACTGCACGCCCCAGAAGAACAACTTCTGACACAGCCATCACCCTCCGAAAAGGACGTTGAACCTGACATAAGCGTCGATTGTTATATCCCTCGTGAGGAACTGCCAAGGACATTGGGATTATTTCTCAGATTCTTTGGTAGCAGTCAGTTGTCAGAAAAATAATTGTAGAGAAAGCCAATTGTTAAAAAAATCTGAAAACAGAGACAAGCGCATTTCCTTCGCCAACCAGAAATTTAAAGAAATTTTCGGTGGCGCATCCACATTTGTTGCATCAGCCCCCGGCAGAGTGAACCTCATCGGAGAGCATACAGATTACAATGACGGTTATGTATTTCCAGTGGCGATTGATAAATATATCAACATCGCTGCACGGAAGAGATCCGATGGATGGGTCAGGTTACATGCCTTGGATGTCAACGATTCCTACGAATTCTCTCTGGATACATCCCCTTCTATTCAGCAGGATGTACCAGCATGGAGCCATTATCTCATCGGGGTTGCGTCTCTTTTAGAAACATCAGGCAAAAAGGTATCTGGGATAGATGCCGTAATCACAGGCGACGTGCCGATTGGTGCTGGTTTGAGTTCTTCAGCTGCACTTTCAGTTTCAACCGCACTGACTTTCTTAACCGCCAGTTCTCCATCTGAGACTTCCGAAGGGGTACCACAATCAGAGATTGATAATAAGGAGCTCGCTGCGTTGTGTCAGCGGGTAGAACACGAATTTGTCGGTGTTAATTGTGGTATCATGGATCAAACTATCTCGCTGCTCGGACAGGAAAATCAGGCACTGTTTCTGGACTGCCGTTCGCTTGAACACGAACAGGTCCCACTTAACTTGGCAACGCACTGTATTGCTATTTGTAACACAAGGGTGAAACGCGAACTTGCCGCTTCTGAATACAATAAACGCCGCGCGGAATGTGAGAGAGGCGTTGCAATCCTTAAAAAATGGTTGCCCGGTATCTCTTCGCTCCGCGATATTACACTAACGGATTTCAAAAAACATGAAGAAGAACTTCCGGTGTTAACACAAAAGAGATGTCGGTATGTGATCGAAGAGAACACCCGTGTTTTAGACGCGGTTGCTGTGCTGAAAACGCGATCCCTACAAACTGCAGAAGAAACAGACAAATCGCTCATACAATTTGGTAGGTTGATGAACGCG is a window of Candidatus Poribacteria bacterium DNA encoding:
- the galK gene encoding galactokinase, with translation MLKKSENRDKRISFANQKFKEIFGGASTFVASAPGRVNLIGEHTDYNDGYVFPVAIDKYINIAARKRSDGWVRLHALDVNDSYEFSLDTSPSIQQDVPAWSHYLIGVASLLETSGKKVSGIDAVITGDVPIGAGLSSSAALSVSTALTFLTASSPSETSEGVPQSEIDNKELAALCQRVEHEFVGVNCGIMDQTISLLGQENQALFLDCRSLEHEQVPLNLATHCIAICNTRVKRELAASEYNKRRAECERGVAILKKWLPGISSLRDITLTDFKKHEEELPVLTQKRCRYVIEENTRVLDAVAVLKTRSLQTAEETDKSLIQFGRLMNASHNGLRDDYEVSCSELDVLTDIARSITGVVGSRMTGAGFGGCTVNIVHKDVLDTFQTLVTTEYHKHTGIEPEIYICNVSDGAQVFFF